A stretch of DNA from Triticum dicoccoides isolate Atlit2015 ecotype Zavitan chromosome 2A, WEW_v2.0, whole genome shotgun sequence:
AGGAATTCTTGGTATGCTTTACCTCTTATTCTCTATTAGAATGAATGGTACGCATGCTTCCCACTGGATATCCATGCTTTATGTCTTTCTCTTCTCTGAAAGTTGGAAGGCCCCCCATCCTTGTATGCATCCAGGGTGATTTATTGGCAGGTGTTATAGCTCCTGGTATCTGGTCTTGGTTTTCTAAAGGATGTTGTAGCAAATAAGTAAGGGACAGTTTTTTGGGGCTAATGGCCGGCTGTGGAAATAAGCTGCCCCCtacccagcttattctagaagctcAACCTAAAATTTAAATTTAGAAGATCAAGTTATCAGGGAATCAACAATTTTATCTCTAGAATGAATTTGATATTTCAACCAAGTATCATTTAGTACCAGAACTATTGCTGATTCTGGAAGAAAGAAATATTCCTTCCTTACCTACCTTTTTTACGTGTATAATACAAGCTGTGTCATCATTAGCTTTTTGTTGCTTTCCAGAAAGGGCCTTTGGTTTAATAGTTGTTAAACAATTACGTAAAGAAAAGTAGTCTGCTCTGCTATGACTTTCCCTACGAACATCCCTTTTTATCTGGATTACATTTCCCTAACCAAATACAGATACCAGTCTGCTGATGGTGATTGTTATTTAAGCGTATTTCCCCTCAACGGTTCAACTTGAGCCTCTTAATTCAATCTGGGGACCAGTATTTATTTGTCAGATTAGATGATAATATTGGGGTGTTTTATAAAGGGTAGGATGGGAGCAGATGCTTACGCCACTGGTCTGCAAGTTTATTGCTTAAGAGGTGAAGTGGTGTTTACTTTCCatatcttgagaattttagagAATGCTAGGAGTTTCAGAGAAAGTGATTCTGTCATTTGAGTTTGGGCCTCAGAGTTATCGCCTTTCAAGTGTACTTGGAGTATGCTTTGCAAAGTATCTTTGTTTGTCTGATGCCACCCTGTCCTAGCCTCCTAGGTATCTTCTATTATCTGTTGATGCCTCGATGGTTATAGTTTGGACATTCAAAATACTAGTCGGCACAACTCTATGTCACGGTGCTGCCtgtaaatgaaaaaaatatatggcCCATTACAACCCTTATCATGTGGCAATGTGCTACCCCAGTTAGCTTCTGGAATAGCTAACTTGAGTTTATGAGTATCATGCTTTTGTTAGACTTGCGGTGGAATGGAGGGGGGTcatgtgattttttttcttttacaaAGTGTTATGTCAGGATTACTAAATCTTTGTAGTTTCTTGTCACTAGGAACTTAAAAAGCTGTGGTACTGATTTTTCAGGTCGCAGATCTCCAAATTGCATGTTTTTTCAAATGTTAGAGCATGTCCAGATGCTCCTTCCCTTGGAGTTGGATTGTCAACAGGTTCGAACTAACTTGAaacctaccctggcacaccaacacCCCTCGTCCACTCTCAGCACAAGATGGCAGGGTCTTTCTACTTGTGTTGACTGAAGTCTCTCTCCTCTCCACAGTCCAGACTCCACAGTATACAGCTTCCAAAAACTATGGTGTCCCTTTATGCTATGGTTTAGGTGCCATGGCATCATTTTAATAAATAATAATCATGCCACTTTAACCTTTTCAAGGAAATATGAGTCCAAATTAGTGTAACTATATTCGTAATGAGGATATATTACTTGAGTCACTCGACATTGTGTGCTCATTTTTCTTGAAATTAGTTCTCTAAAGTAGAACTGCTTACTGAACATACAAGTCCACTGTGTGGTGCACGATGGCACACACATCCTTTCAGAGGAatgtgcaagtgggagaatgagaGACTCACTGCCTGTAGCAAGTACCTTCCTATCTGTAACATAATGATTTTCCACCAAAATGTTCTTGATATTGTTCTCCTTCCCACTCATTAGGATCTGAAATTCCCTCCAAGCTTACCAAGTTATGGGGTTTAATAATCAATTCCATCTCACTGCATCCCACAAGTCCCACCATACTGATTACTAGAAGTAGATCACTCGAGGTCAGGTGAACTCGTGCCAAGTAAAAGTAAAATTGACAACCTCTTAGAATTTGAAAGGATCTCATCAGGCACACGTCGGCATACACTCTGAAAAGACCACCATGGGAAGGTGAGAAGAGAAGGGAACTCCATGCACCTATAAAATGACCCTATCCATCACATCTTCTGCAGCCAAAGCATATTTCATGGACGAACATGCACCTGAGATTCCAGTTAGTTATAGCAGCTCCTCCACTTCACCAGCCAGCAGCGTCTGGGAGAGTCACGAGATCATACAGAAGCATGCACCCTTCCCCTTATGGAGCCCCCACACTGGCACACTCCTTGCCTCTGCGGCCACTGACCCGGCAACCTTCTGCGAGGACCCCTCTTCACCAGCCCGCACACACCTTCCAAGCAGGCATCTATGGAACCAGACTGACCTGTGAGTATGCACGTCTCACACTTGTTGATGCTTGTTCAGTGACATCTGACAGAAGTTAGACCATGAAACAACCTTTTCAGTAGCATGGGAGCTCATGGGAGCAGCAACgagcttggcgggagcagtggccaCGGAAAGGACTTCCTTTCCTTGCTCGAAGCGAGGACGGTGATGCCAGAAATGCTCGATGATTTCTCCTCGGCGGCATGCGACTACCTCAAAGGGATGGACGGCAGCGACTACAACAGCATCTCCGGATCAGCTTCCTATGGTTTTGACAGTGGCGGTCCGTACGCTGGCCCCAGTGCTCTGCCCGTCAGCTGTGATGGGATTGCGAGCTCTCCACCAGTGTACCTTGGGAACAGTACCTTTGTGCAAGAGAGCATGATGGGTTGCATGCCAAGCCACAACCACGAGGTAAAAGATGGTTCCCAGCAGCAGGAGCTTGGAGCTCCCATGAATGCATTCCTGCAGAAAACGCTTCCTACTAGTGTTGCAATTCATGGAAGCCCTCTGGGTTATTCTGGCTCTGGGAGTGAAAGGGTTTTTCAGGAGGGCCGAGTAATGCaggtttcatttggtgctaggattTCACCAGATGCAATCTATGCTAGTGGTTACAGATCAAAAACAGAATTGTCAGATACCAATCAGCATGAGCAACGTACTGTTTCGGTAAGATTGGAATGCTAAATTGTATTGCTAACTAACGGCAGAGTAGAAGTTATTGCTGTTTACAATGTGCTCTACAAtctacctgtgtacatatgattctTGAATTTGCAGGCAAGGACTGGTACAGGTCAAAGTGGTGCTGCAGGTGATCCTAAGAAGAGAAAATCAGAGGAAAAGTTGGCAGGCAACGGAAAGAGGTCGAAGAAAGATACTTCAAGTAGATCACCTCCCAAGGTAACTAACAATGAAGATTATTTGACGAACTGGTTTAAACTCTCTGAGAAGCATCCGATCAACTTATTTTGAGCCAAACACAGGCAGAAGTGCCTGATATGAAgttgggagagagagacaagatcaTAGCATTGCAGCAGATCATCTCACCGTATGGGAAGGTACAAATTCTGCAAGTATTGCTAAGTGAAAATAGTGAGATGACCTTCCATTCTTCTCTTTTTATTGCTAACTCCATCTAAAATTTGTATTTTATCAGACAGATAGAGCATCAGTGTTGTATGAAACCATCAAGCACATCGAATATCTACATGAGCAGATACAGGTTGATATCATCATAATCCTTTTCAGATAAGCCGTATGTTTTGACTTGCAGATGTTACTGCCaaggtttcaaaaaaaatgttctgcAGCTGAGCCATGTAGATACGTCCTGTAGCATAAGATACAATGAATACTCACACCGACGGTTTCACATTATCGTTGCACTTCACTAAGCATTTGCTGCCTTGACTTGCTATGCCTGTTTGTTGGCGGATTTCCATGCCATTCTTTTTCTTTCGAGAATGAGGATTTCCATGCCATGTCAAGTCTTGTCTAAAGAAAGATGATGTTGTCGTCGTCTATAGAATAATTAACATAAAGAATAATGTCACTCACACAGTCACGAGTCACAACCAGCACTACACCTTTTCTAAAGTTAGGTAATAATGCCAACTGTTAGTACCATGCTGACTGCTTGCCCCTTTTCTGATTTGGACAGCTATTGAGTGAACCCTACATGAAGAATAGCACAAACGAGGTAGTGGCATTGAATTTCAGAGATATGTATTTTTCTCTTTTCTAAACCGTCTTAAACGTACCTGGTAATGACTTGCTATCATAAACTCTTTTCAGGTGCCCTTTCAATGGGGAGGTAAAGAGGAGGATTTGAGAGGCAGAGGGCTTTGCCTGGTCCCTGTTTCGTGCACCCCGCAAGTTCTCCAGGATAATAGCCTGCCGGACTGCTGGACGCCGGTGTACAAGAGCTCCCGGTACCAATGATCCCAGCGATCGCATGTTTCCATTATCACCTCTACTTGTCACGCTCATGAATTGGTTGGGGTGTTTACGACTTTACGGATAGTCGGTTATTTTGCTTGCGTTCTCCTTGTTTTTACTTTACTATACTAGTTTTGTTTCCGCTGTATTGTATGGTGGCCGATGTGTAGTATAGAATAACAAAGTTGGGGGTCTTAGATCTTTGGCTTTGTGCGAAAACGGTGCCGATTCAGGCTTAGCACTCGCTATTAGGAGAACAGTATAACTATTTCCGTCTTTTGAAGGTTGAACCGCACTGCTTGTACTCGATATTTCCATGGCATTTTACCCTTTGATTTGATTTGCTACTTGATGGCACGGCTGTTAGCATAGATATGCAGATATGCACGtccaaaaaaagagaggaaatatATGTTTTTTTTAGAAGAAAAAGAGGAAATatataactccgcctatgttgtcgcaACATAGCCTGTCCTAAACCggataaaggaggagggttgtgataggtttGGTGAGCCAACATAAAAACTCTTATGAAGATGAAAcctaaaagattttcattggggcGTAAccttctcagcgacgcgccacatcggatacgggtttcacctctagcctaccctaaCTTGTTTGGAACTAAaggttttgttgttgttgttgtaaaaaGAGGAGATATATGTTTTTTTAGTAGAAGATGAAATATATGTAGCGACGTGTAGGCAAATTATGGGCCAAATGAGACCTGCGTCTAAACTAGCCATTTTCATTTGTGACATCTGGACTTCCGATAACCATTGGGCCGCGTCGTGAGCCTGTTTGAAACGCCGGGgaaaaagcccaaatgggaggggttCTAAGGAATTACCGCCTTTTAGCCCTTgttttgatttgtaggattttaaAAATGTAGTAATAATAAAACACAAGAATATAATAGAATTTTAGAGGGAGTATGTGCTAAACAAAGGGTTGTGAAACACTAGCAAAAAATTGACAAAAATGGTGTTGATTTGCAAGAATAGTGAGAACACAGTAAAAACACAGTCTAATGAACGTTAAAACACAAGTAAAAGTAAGGTTAGATCGTTAACAACAACTTATGGCCTTTGCATTATTCTTTGCATAGAAATGCAAGAAAGTGGTTTGAGTGAATTGTAAAATTCTTTCATTTTCCCTTTTAAACTcaaaccaaaggaaaaaaatcctctaCTTTTCATATGTACAATTCTTTAAAGGGAAAATCTATTCTTTAAAATCAAATGGATGAATAGTGTCATAAAAACAGGTGTCTGTATTTCCTCCACTTTCCCTATAAATCTAAGAGTCCTTTGTGCTTTTCGGTATGAAGGAATTTGTCCTTCCCAATCACATGGAAAGTTTCTCGCATGCGCAAAAAAAGTTGCTAAATCATGCATCCCATGACCCAAGTTGAGATTCATCTGTGCATGTTTGAACCCACATACACAAAAGCAGAAGCTAGTGTCGATATGTTCTTATTTTTTTTAACTACTATATAGAATCCACGTGAGATTATTTCCCGGATTTCTTATCCAACTCTATGGCCAcaatgtttttatttatttttacctCTGTTCCTTTTCATTTTTATTAGCTTCAATCCAAATGGAGCCTCAACCTGTAAGATCTAGATAATGGTAGGCCCACATGTTGAAGGGGAAAAACTATGAAAATgtgctttgttttctttttctaaagGATAAGTATATTTTTTATCCCTCAACTTTTTTGAAAGTATAGAAATGGTCTCTCAACTGCAAAACCAGCAAATCTTTGTCCCTGAACAttcaaaaccggataagtttagtTTCTTAACTTTCAAAATCAGATAAGTTTAGTCCCTCATGTCGCTTTGGGTGGTTTTTTCCCGAGTACAGTGTTTTCGGCATGACGGCGCTCCTCCCGGCCGAGGCAGCGCCCAACTCATGGTCATTCTGTTGTACAAAGCTAGCCTCGTACTTACTTCCTTTGTTCGAAAAAATTTGTCCCAAGCTTATCTTTTAAATGGATGTTTTTAACACTAATTTGATGATAGATACACTCATTTGAAGGACAAATTTTTTGAGATGAAGGGAATACTAGCTCATCAATCCAGTCGTGTATAAAGCAAGCTCTCCCTGATGCGCTTCTGGCTGTTGAATAATTAGTTAGGCCGTTGATTATTTCCCGTTGACAGGAGCTCACTATTTTGTGTGGAGGCCGTACGCGTCGAGTCCGGCAGCTGCCTGCATGTCGCCGCAAGTGTCCACCTGCGCCTGCACGTCTAGTTTTTCGCTGCACAAACCAGTCGAGTCCTAGTGTTCATCAGAGTGCACCTGAGCGTGTGAGTTGAGAGCTAACACTGGCCGGTGCTTTTGGCACGAGAGGAATCAGCTTAGATCAATTAACGTGCATAAGCAAGCTAGCTGTCTGCTGTGCTTTTGCTGCGTACATGCATCAACACTAGAAGCAaacgcgcgcgttgctgcgccattGGGTCTTATCGGTTTGGTTTATGTCACATTTTCCTTTTGGCGCACCCTCTTTTTTCTCAAGTTATTTCCCATAAACTGAATCATCATGGGCCATGAACTGTATGTTCAGTGATCTTCCATATGATTGAGAAAGTGACGCAAATATTTAATGCATCGGAGAAATATATGAGGAAGGAGCACTACAGTTTATATTCCACCCAATGAACAATACATGATTTATGAAAATATTTCAATAGATAAACTGCACGTGGAACACTCGATATATCAATCTCTTGTTCACACTTGTGTCACATTGTCCATTTCACAGGCCCAAACAGCTAGACCGAGACCGATTCTACTGTAGAAATCATATTGGCGAGCATACTTTCTCAGTCCAATTTAAAAAAGAAAAGTTTAAAAGGAGTTCTGAAAAGAAGATTTCCAAAAAAAgactgaggatttcttcttcttggcatgggCGTGATGCATGTCCTCTAAATACTTCAGAAATGTTATATGCTAGTTTGAATACAAATTTACATTGATATGATTTATCAAAAAAAAAAACTGATCAGTATATCATGTAAAAGAAGTCAAATACTATGCGAGAACATAAATCCACAACAATGTTTAGCTGTAAGAATCATAAGACACAAAATTATATTTAGAAAATCTGCAGAATCAACATGAGAACAGCTGAAGGGTAACTTGAGATTGGAACATTATTGAAACCTGAAGCATGTTAAGGCCAAAAAGAAAATTATTGAAGGATAATAATTACTAATGAATGATGAATTCAGTTCTGACAAGAATTACATGCTACCATCTTTTACCTAAATGGTAGGGACATGCAATGTTCACAAGAACACTATTTGGCTCAGAAAATTTACAATAGCTTACAGAATAAGCTGAATGCCAATTCAGACTGGTACAGACTGTAAATAAAATATACAAAGCTAATTGAACTACACATATAATTCTTTGAGTAACCGGTTGGTATGGATTGAGCATAGAGTACATCAATCAGCATTGTGAGCATGgttaaaagaagaaacttgttcacCGGATATTAATGGATAACATTGCTGTATACTATAACAGAAAAAACAAGGGATTGGCTAGTTCAGAATGTCATCATGGAATAAACAATAATCCTAAATCCTACTTAGCTTcagcaaaaattacataataattaATCAGCTACATATTAAACCAAAAGAAAGGAGATGGAGAGATTGAAAACATCTTGGCAACCCACATTGGCTTTCGGAATTTCACATCAAAGTGAACAATTTGGTAAAGATATACTTCGCCTTCTTTGTAGTAGCAAACCTGCAAGAATTCATGAGCATGCAAAGGTTAGATTGTCACAGCACGCAGCATAAAAGAAGCAAGTTGTAGAAAACCACAATGCAATGTCGTGTACACTCCTTGTTTAACTGTTGTATCGGTGTTCCGCGGCCACGCGACTCCCAGCACGAAGAGGTTCACTGTGTGATGCTCTGCCTGGAGAAAATAACAGGGACAGGTTACAGACGTTAACAGGTGACCCTCGGCTGGGGAGCAGGGTACGCCGTAGGCTGTCCTGAAGACAGCTCCAGAGCTCGTGGAACACGTCAACGGCCAAACGCGGCAAAGCATGTGCTCGGTGCTGCCTCGTCCCGGCGGACTTGGCGCCACCGCCGCATTCGTTTGTTGGAATTCCTCGCCGTCCCGTGGAATGCCTCAGCCGTACGCGCTGCCCTCGTCCTCACCCGCCTGCGCGCTCGGCTTCAGCGGCGCCTGGGGAGGTAGTTGCGGGGCTCGGGGACCATGGAGAGGCGGCTACGACGACGGCTAGCGTGCTCGTCGATCTCTGGGATATGGGGCTCCAGCAGCGGCAGGCAAGCCCGCCAACATCATGAAGACGGCCACCTCCATCAGCATGAGATCCAGTGCGTCTCGAGGATGgtagcgccttgggagagagaaatCGTGCGACAATGACGATCTAGTGGTGGTGAGCAGCGTTGATCTGGCCGAGGGTTGCGAGATTCGGAGGTCGCGCATTGAAGCGACACATTAGAGGTCCACGGCAGCGGCGACGGGCCCTAAGTTGCGTCCTGACCCTGACCGACGGGGTCCACCAGGTAAAAAAAAGCCTCGAGCTCTCCCAGGGCTCTATTTCCTGGGAGCTTGGTAACTTTATAGATGTATAATCTttttttttgagcatttatagatgTATAATCTACGAGCGGATCGCATCAAGCCTGCGCTACAAAAAAAAAAAAAGCCATCGCTACAAGCCTACTCTCGCCGGAAAGTCGCGTTGCCGCCGTCGAGCAGGCTGGCACCCGGACCATCTCGCCATCGGCAAAGTAAGACAGGCATATGTCGCAGACAAACGCGCACTGCTGCTCCTCTGCTTGTGCGTCCGTGAGGCGGTGTATaccacaccaccaccacctcgGCATAAAAACCACCCAAAACAGCACGAGGTACTAAACTTATCCGATTTTAATAGTCGAGAGATAATACAGATTCGTTTATGTGTTTATCACTGGCGGAGGGTGTGTGAAGGATGTGTCTCCTGTGGGCATTCTAGGATCAGATCAGTTTTGGTCTCCAGTGAATCCGTCTGGATTCGGCCGCCACTCGCTGTCTTTGGAGTTTTTACGAGCCATATAGACATTTTGTTCTCCGGGATAGTGATTTGCTACAAAGATCTCGGTCGTCGGCGTCTTTTGGTCTACATCGATGACTTCTCGAGTGACATTTTCACAAACTCATAGGCTTAAAGCTTAAACAAGTTTGCTCCGCCGAGACAGATACCCGAAGGCGGGAACTAGCATTTCTCACGGTGTGCCGCCGGTGAATGTAGGAGGAAGAAAACTTTGCCACCCATAAGGATTAAGATGTAATTTCCTTTTTCTGTAAGGATGTGTTTGTAAAAACCTGTGATGCTTTTTTTGACGTAAAAAACCTGTGATACTTGGTACTTCCTCGgttctaaatataagtccttttagaagATTTCAGtatggactacatacaaagcaaagtgGATGAATCTCACTCTAAAATCCATCTATATACACCCGTATCTAGTCTACATTAAAATCCCTAAAAGAACTTATATTTAAAAATGGAGGAACTACTATATATGGCTTAGGCAATTCCGAACAAAAAAAACGTATCACACCGCGCATGTGCTTGCAGGAAGGCTCAGAAGCTTGTTGCAGCCTTGCAGGAGTGCACCTGACCTGACTACTAGCACGGTAGCACGGTAGCACGGACCGGCAGCAAAGCAACATCCCACTCAAGGAACACGAGACGGGGGGCAGCATGTCAGCTCCTTGGCGGAAAACTGCCTAAATTGCAGGTTAACCGCATGCAGCAATTGGGTGATTGCGTATGGACCGGCCATCTCGACATCAACGTCGCTGTCCGGGTGGCTGGTTGCAGTTGGCACGGACGCAATACACGCGCTCGTTTCTTTTAGGGCTTGTTTGGTTGAGGTGGATTTGAAGGGGATTGAGGAGGAATTAATCCCCTGCAAGCCAAAATTCCTGCAAATCCCCTTCAATCCACCTGGGGTTGGGATTAACCAAACAAAGCCTTAAGAAGGGCGTGATCCGAATCGATGCCGGGGTCCGAATCATCTTCAGTACGGACCGTATCTGCTTAATTTGGTCGGGAAACATTAGAGTTTTTTTTGTGGACTGACGACCGCTGCATTATTGCAGCCGACTAGTGGCCGGTAATTTACACGGGAATGCAGTTTTGTTAGTTCTCTTTTTTTGggggtttggggggggggggttagttcTCGGGACATGGCATTTCGATAATCATATTCGCTCGGTTCTAAAATATTGCAAGCTAAATTCATATTGAAAATGATCAAGTTTATGAAGAACAATATCAAGTAAAGACAAATACAAAAAAAGAATTTGAATGGTCACGGGGGGAGAGGATCCCCACGTGAATATATTGCTCAAAAAGCTGCCAAAGCCAAGAGTCACCCCTTAACTTTGGCtgatccagtttataaggaaaaccggaTCGAAAACCTAAACAAGTTGACCCCTTTTATGAGGGAAACCGGGCCGAAAAATCGCACAGGTAACAAGGTTACAGAAGATGAGAAAAAATGCCACCCAAGAGAAGGCATGACCTAGCTAAACAAGCCGAAAGACCAACACCACGATAGGGATCACAATACCAAGACTCTGCAAACAACCTAACGCACCGCACCGGCGTGCGTACCGAGCCCCACGGCACAACAGAGGATCAACCACAATCAACGAGTGCCAAACTTGACACGAACCTTGACTAGGAGATCCGCCACGGGCAGTCGAAACGATTAGCTGATTGGGGAGGCATCATTGCGTCGTCATTGAGCAAAGGTGAATCAAGACAACACCAAGAGCCCAAAGCTCGCCGCAGCACAACGGCAACCATGGGAGGGTCTTGAGCATGCACAGGAACAGGACGGAGACCACGCGAAGCACGGTCAGAGAGAAACACATGAAGAAGAACACACAACCATCGGCCCCAAGctggccgcaccaccaccaccaaacgcACCACCGAGCGTGCCACACTGAGGGAACCAATGCTGCAGGGGGAAGGGAAAAAACCACAGCAACGCTTCCAAGGAAGAGAACGACGCCCACAGGCGCCGCCATTACCAGCGCTGACCAAGTCAGAACATAGCTTTCGCTCAATCCCGATCATCCCTGGCAGCCCACCGCGAGCGAGGGAGGAGTTCCTCTGCGACGCCTTC
This window harbors:
- the LOC119356061 gene encoding transcription factor bHLH112-like; the protein is MTLSITSSAAKAYFMDEHAPEIPVSYSSSSTSPASSVWESHEIIQKHAPFPLWSPHTGTLLASAATDPATFCEDPSSPARTHLPSRHLWNQTDLSMGAHGSSNELGGSSGHGKDFLSLLEARTVMPEMLDDFSSAACDYLKGMDGSDYNSISGSASYGFDSGGPYAGPSALPVSCDGIASSPPVYLGNSTFVQESMMGCMPSHNHEVKDGSQQQELGAPMNAFLQKTLPTSVAIHGSPLGYSGSGSERVFQEGRVMQVSFGARISPDAIYASGYRSKTELSDTNQHEQRTVSARTGTGQSGAAGDPKKRKSEEKLAGNGKRSKKDTSSRSPPKAEVPDMKLGERDKIIALQQIISPYGKTDRASVLYETIKHIEYLHEQIQLLSEPYMKNSTNEVPFQWGGKEEDLRGRGLCLVPVSCTPQVLQDNSLPDCWTPVYKSSRYQ